Proteins found in one Microcella daejeonensis genomic segment:
- the phoU gene encoding phosphate signaling complex protein PhoU: MREVFQQELREVQERLVEIADLVAVSIDNATRAFSHSDVSLAETVIADDDKIDLAAAELDELAINILARQQPVARDLRIVVSALRISASLERMGDMSEHIAQLARYRFPDKVVPKSLRPIFTEMGQLDVEIARKLVELLKTEDVAIAEQIRNEDDRIDALHLSVFDKVLGETWKGQAVDTVDATLASRYHERFADHAVSIAKKVQYLATGDWVPVDA; encoded by the coding sequence GGAGCGCCTCGTCGAGATCGCCGACCTGGTGGCGGTGTCGATCGACAATGCGACGCGCGCCTTCAGCCACTCCGACGTCTCGCTCGCCGAGACGGTCATCGCCGACGATGACAAGATCGACCTCGCGGCCGCCGAGCTCGACGAGCTCGCCATCAACATCCTCGCCCGTCAGCAGCCGGTCGCCCGCGACCTGCGCATCGTCGTCAGCGCCCTCCGCATCAGCGCCTCGCTCGAGCGCATGGGCGACATGTCGGAGCACATCGCCCAGCTCGCCCGCTACAGGTTCCCCGACAAGGTCGTGCCGAAGAGCCTGCGCCCGATCTTCACCGAGATGGGCCAGCTCGACGTCGAGATCGCCCGCAAGCTCGTCGAGCTGCTCAAGACCGAGGACGTCGCGATCGCGGAGCAGATCCGCAACGAGGACGACCGGATCGACGCCCTGCACCTCAGCGTCTTCGACAAGGTGCTCGGCGAGACCTGGAAGGGCCAGGCCGTCGACACGGTCGACGCCACCCTCGCCTCGCGCTACCACGAGCGCTTCGCCGACCACGCCGTCTCGATCGCCAAGAAGGTGCAGTACCTGGCGACCGGCGACTGGGTGCCGGTCGACGCGTAA